In Clostridium swellfunianum, a genomic segment contains:
- a CDS encoding ABC transporter substrate-binding protein codes for MKKILSTVLIAALSVSVLAGCSNGTNTSTAPQKNEPASSSKVERIKMRVAYMPNMGSASTLITAIKKGYFDEQGIDVEAVKFAKGPEEIAAMGSGNIDVAQIGHGAHSLAAKGQAKIFTLDGTSLADEVLGNKEKGVNTIADLKGKTIGTSLGTSSEIILNLALASVGLTQNDVKIVQMDPSAAVTAMVTGKIDACAIWSPSTITVKEKLGDKVVMLANNNTYKEQMVFPSSWICTNDYFNKNQDKLIRFTRALLKAQDYKKTHIEEVAGWVAQFIEQDPAVIKQSIGEGDWPEAKLVYDIAKNGTLKKWYENQQKSFIASKALEKAVDVNNYFSPDIIVKAYEANQK; via the coding sequence ATGAAGAAGATTTTAAGTACAGTATTGATTGCAGCTTTAAGCGTATCAGTGCTTGCAGGATGCAGTAACGGAACAAATACCAGTACAGCTCCGCAAAAGAATGAACCAGCTTCATCATCTAAAGTAGAGCGCATAAAAATGAGAGTTGCGTACATGCCAAACATGGGCAGCGCCAGCACATTGATTACAGCAATTAAGAAAGGTTATTTTGATGAACAGGGTATTGATGTAGAGGCTGTTAAATTTGCAAAGGGTCCTGAAGAAATTGCAGCTATGGGCAGCGGAAACATCGACGTAGCTCAAATCGGACATGGAGCACATTCTCTTGCTGCAAAAGGGCAGGCTAAAATATTTACTCTTGACGGTACAAGTCTTGCAGATGAAGTTTTAGGAAATAAAGAAAAGGGAGTAAATACTATAGCGGACCTTAAAGGAAAGACAATAGGTACTTCACTTGGAACCTCCAGTGAAATTATATTAAACCTTGCACTTGCATCTGTGGGTTTGACTCAGAATGATGTTAAGATAGTGCAAATGGATCCATCAGCTGCTGTTACAGCTATGGTAACGGGCAAGATTGATGCATGTGCAATATGGTCTCCATCAACAATAACTGTAAAGGAAAAGCTAGGTGACAAGGTAGTTATGCTGGCAAACAACAATACTTATAAAGAACAAATGGTGTTTCCATCCAGCTGGATTTGTACTAACGACTACTTCAACAAAAATCAAGATAAGCTTATTCGCTTCACTAGAGCTCTTTTAAAAGCACAAGACTACAAGAAAACCCACATAGAGGAAGTTGCAGGCTGGGTAGCACAGTTTATTGAGCAGGATCCAGCGGTTATTAAGCAATCTATAGGCGAAGGAGATTGGCCGGAAGCTAAACTTGTTTATGATATAGCTAAGAATGGAACCTTGAAAAAATGGTATGAAAACCAGCAGAAGTCTTTCATAGCAAGTAAGGCGTTAGAAAAGGCCGTTGATGTAAATAACTATTTCTCACCTGACATTATTGTAAAAGCATATGAGGCTAATCAAAAGTAA
- a CDS encoding sensor histidine kinase, translating into MKSFKKQTIKVQIVTAYLFIIVLIPIVINLSYKQINSLMIKQNTQYNAEIASLLKQRISSNSINIKKLMLSIGYDSTVQSFLIEEDKLKTYELVQKVDSILSVAKNTYDGILDIIIVNSSGKATSISGNVNTAYSIRNSLGETGVVDFIGSMRIDNFSYTDTFVYGMNILSGGQPKPVGQKIGFITILLDVKSINREIEKLPGLSSTNIYLMDNKGRLLTSNNSSNLILDEDTLTKLQNKDEESFIYKTLAGNYVMQIYNIPEIEGKLITAVPIKVLTKDLGKIKFFSSILVIITLVIVFAPFSFVIMNILTPLNKLTTFMKKIKNRNLNLLKSRVNLEGYAEIEAISDEFNSMLSQLNSLTDNLVNTTTKLYKTEVEKKQAEIAYVQSQINPHFLYNTLDTIKGIALVKGVKEVYEMSAALSAIFRYSIKGSDEVMLKEELKIIESYTKIQQIRFSDRIAFEISCPEDIKTLIIPKMILQPLVENAVYHGLEPLIEGGVLKITAQKNEFDLLEIHVVDNGLGISLDSLEELRNLLLREEAASLKATKEHIGLTNVNNRIKLKYGKQYGLTINSIEGKGTEILLSLPVVKTT; encoded by the coding sequence ATGAAAAGCTTTAAGAAACAAACTATTAAAGTTCAAATTGTCACTGCTTATCTTTTTATTATTGTATTAATACCTATAGTTATAAATTTATCCTACAAGCAGATAAATTCGCTAATGATTAAGCAAAACACTCAATATAATGCAGAGATTGCGTCTCTTCTTAAACAAAGAATTTCAAGCAACTCCATCAATATAAAAAAATTAATGCTATCTATTGGCTACGACAGTACTGTCCAAAGCTTTTTAATTGAAGAGGATAAATTGAAAACATATGAACTAGTTCAAAAGGTTGATAGTATTTTAAGCGTAGCCAAAAATACCTATGATGGAATACTGGACATTATTATTGTAAATTCTTCAGGTAAAGCTACATCAATCAGCGGAAATGTAAATACTGCTTATTCAATAAGAAATAGCTTAGGAGAAACCGGAGTTGTAGATTTTATTGGCTCAATGAGAATTGATAACTTTTCCTATACAGATACATTTGTATATGGAATGAATATACTATCTGGGGGACAGCCAAAGCCTGTTGGCCAAAAAATCGGTTTCATTACAATACTGTTAGATGTAAAATCTATAAACAGGGAAATTGAGAAGCTCCCTGGTCTCTCCTCCACGAATATCTACCTTATGGATAATAAAGGTAGATTATTGACTTCAAATAATTCTTCCAATCTTATCCTGGATGAAGATACTCTGACAAAACTGCAAAACAAGGATGAAGAGTCATTTATTTATAAGACTTTAGCTGGTAACTACGTAATGCAAATTTACAACATTCCAGAAATTGAGGGAAAGCTTATTACAGCAGTTCCAATTAAAGTCCTTACGAAAGATCTTGGTAAAATAAAATTCTTCAGCTCTATACTTGTTATTATTACCTTAGTAATTGTTTTTGCTCCATTCAGCTTTGTCATAATGAACATACTTACTCCCCTTAATAAACTGACAACATTTATGAAAAAGATTAAAAATCGCAATCTAAATTTACTGAAATCCAGGGTTAATCTCGAAGGGTATGCTGAAATAGAGGCTATATCTGATGAATTTAACAGTATGCTTAGTCAGTTAAATTCTCTAACAGATAATCTTGTTAACACAACTACAAAATTATATAAAACTGAGGTTGAAAAAAAGCAGGCTGAAATAGCCTATGTTCAAAGTCAGATAAACCCTCATTTTCTTTACAATACTCTTGACACTATAAAGGGTATAGCACTAGTAAAAGGAGTAAAGGAAGTATACGAAATGTCTGCAGCCCTGAGTGCAATATTTCGCTACAGCATAAAGGGGTCCGATGAGGTAATGCTTAAAGAAGAGCTTAAAATAATAGAATCTTATACTAAGATTCAGCAAATAAGATTTTCAGATAGAATTGCATTTGAAATAAGCTGTCCAGAGGATATCAAAACCCTAATTATTCCAAAGATGATTCTTCAGCCACTTGTTGAAAATGCTGTATATCATGGTCTTGAGCCTCTCATTGAAGGGGGAGTTCTCAAAATTACTGCGCAAAAAAATGAATTTGATTTACTGGAAATACATGTCGTGGATAACGGCTTAGGAATTTCTCTAGATTCCCTAGAAGAATTGCGCAATTTATTGCTTCGGGAAGAAGCTGCCTCCCTAAAGGCAACCAAAGAGCATATTGGATTAACAAATGTAAACAATAGGATTAAATTAAAGTATGGAAAACAATATGGGCTTACTATAAACAGTATTGAAGGAAAAGGGACCGAAATATTACTCAGCCTTCCAGTAGTTAAAACGACTTAA
- a CDS encoding ABC transporter ATP-binding protein — translation MAGNTGKIKVKIENVKKIYNGRNGEMVALNGVSLDIADNEFVCVIGPSGCGKSTLLNIIAGLDTATSGDIYVDGKVVEGPGPERGVVFQQYALFPWLTVRKNVEFGLKLKGIKKEEADKITNKYLKMVDLEDFADSYPKELSGGMKQRVAIARAYAMNPEVLLMDEPFGALDAQTRTQLQSELLKAWENERKTCFFITHDVDEAIILAQRVVIMSARPGRVKEVVNIDIPYPRTQETKMTKEFLELKNYIWSRVYQEYLEVRR, via the coding sequence ATGGCAGGAAACACAGGTAAGATAAAGGTTAAAATCGAAAATGTTAAAAAAATTTACAATGGCAGAAATGGTGAAATGGTTGCACTTAATGGAGTAAGCCTAGATATTGCAGATAATGAATTCGTCTGTGTAATTGGTCCATCTGGGTGCGGAAAATCTACTTTATTAAATATAATAGCTGGTCTTGACACCGCTACTTCAGGCGATATTTACGTAGATGGAAAAGTGGTAGAAGGTCCTGGACCTGAGCGTGGTGTTGTGTTTCAGCAATATGCATTATTTCCTTGGCTTACAGTTCGTAAAAATGTAGAGTTTGGTCTAAAACTTAAGGGGATAAAAAAGGAAGAGGCAGATAAGATTACAAACAAGTATCTTAAGATGGTCGATTTGGAAGACTTTGCAGACAGCTACCCAAAGGAACTTTCAGGAGGTATGAAACAGCGTGTTGCTATTGCGAGAGCCTATGCGATGAATCCTGAAGTACTCCTAATGGATGAACCCTTTGGTGCTCTGGATGCTCAAACTAGAACGCAGCTGCAGTCTGAACTTCTAAAAGCTTGGGAAAATGAACGTAAGACCTGCTTCTTTATTACACATGATGTGGATGAAGCAATTATTCTAGCTCAACGTGTAGTTATAATGAGTGCTCGCCCAGGTCGTGTGAAGGAAGTTGTTAATATTGACATACCTTATCCTCGTACCCAGGAAACAAAAATGACAAAGGAGTTTTTAGAACTTAAAAATTATATTTGGAGTAGAGTTTACCAGGAGTATCTGGAGGTAAGAAGATAA
- a CDS encoding sensor histidine kinase, which produces MLILILTFLAMFSIALVILKRDGSSMLLLGLCTSLILMFSGIIIYTAKIGGLRASQEAFLFLSPKIKNWIQYMVITLDKIGYLIAIGRYLFPTFLLLLAINYSMVPFIRRHIKHVQVLLFIPAVSLVLYYPRVFYTMVRGRFVLQRILMTATLIWIFLYLLFAIGLLIREYASITMVYFSRQFRYILFSHISLALLYGIFSVQDPIQVYQLYGAEYLWVSGISYANPSLSFFGWCLLTASVLLFVILGFYNLVGYTQVNFRADQEDIQLQRKFDTASMGASVFVHSIKNQLLSVRVINKKINQVFSQDNPDLEALKKYTDMFNQMNENMLERIEELYRSIKSHSISLTPVALDNIINMSIARFNQKYPDYNVEVTNKTKVYVLADKTHLSEAIYNLLINAQEAVLEAGREADGRVELSTHEERLYTVIKVQDNGIGLTKNTRKKIFDPFYTSKNTNYNWGMGLYYVRQIVKSHLGVLRMESIQGKGTNFYIMLPRYNKTN; this is translated from the coding sequence GTGCTTATATTGATATTAACTTTTCTTGCAATGTTTTCAATTGCTCTTGTAATTTTAAAGAGAGATGGAAGCTCCATGCTTCTTTTAGGTCTTTGTACAAGCTTAATTCTTATGTTTTCAGGTATTATAATCTATACAGCCAAAATAGGCGGCTTGAGAGCCTCCCAAGAAGCATTTCTTTTTTTATCACCAAAAATTAAAAATTGGATTCAATATATGGTTATAACTTTGGATAAAATTGGGTACTTAATTGCTATAGGACGATATTTATTTCCAACCTTTTTATTGCTCCTTGCTATCAATTATTCTATGGTTCCCTTTATTAGACGTCATATTAAGCATGTACAAGTTTTGCTGTTTATTCCCGCTGTATCATTGGTATTATATTACCCAAGAGTCTTTTATACAATGGTGCGAGGTAGATTTGTCTTACAGCGAATTTTGATGACAGCAACTCTCATCTGGATTTTCTTGTATCTGCTCTTTGCTATAGGACTTTTAATTAGAGAGTACGCAAGCATTACCATGGTATATTTTTCACGTCAATTCCGTTATATTTTATTTTCTCACATTAGCCTTGCACTGCTTTACGGAATTTTTAGCGTACAGGATCCTATTCAGGTATACCAATTATATGGCGCAGAGTATTTATGGGTCAGCGGTATTTCCTATGCCAACCCATCCTTATCTTTTTTCGGATGGTGTCTTCTTACTGCTTCCGTACTTTTATTTGTAATTCTAGGGTTTTACAATCTGGTAGGGTATACACAGGTTAATTTTCGGGCAGATCAGGAAGATATACAACTACAGCGTAAATTTGATACAGCCAGTATGGGAGCTTCAGTATTCGTACACAGTATCAAAAACCAACTTCTTTCTGTACGTGTAATTAATAAAAAAATTAATCAAGTATTTTCACAGGATAATCCGGATTTAGAAGCACTGAAAAAATATACAGATATGTTTAATCAGATGAATGAAAATATGCTTGAGCGAATAGAGGAACTTTATCGAAGTATAAAGTCTCATTCAATTTCTCTTACACCGGTTGCGTTAGATAACATTATAAATATGTCAATTGCGCGATTTAATCAAAAATATCCTGATTATAATGTGGAAGTTACTAATAAAACTAAGGTATATGTATTGGCGGATAAAACACATTTAAGCGAAGCAATATATAATTTGTTGATAAATGCGCAGGAGGCAGTGCTGGAGGCAGGCAGAGAAGCAGATGGCAGGGTAGAGCTGTCAACTCATGAAGAAAGACTTTATACGGTTATTAAAGTGCAGGATAATGGAATTGGACTGACTAAAAATACTAGGAAGAAAATTTTTGACCCATTTTACACTAGTAAAAATACAAACTACAATTGGGGGATGGGGCTTTATTACGTTAGACAGATTGTAAAAAGCCATTTGGGTGTACTTCGCATGGAGAGTATACAAGGTAAAGGGACGAACTTCTATATTATGTTACCTCGATATAATAAAACAAATTAA
- a CDS encoding glucose-6-phosphate isomerase, which translates to MLKFDFENSLAFLGDNNVFNYIEENEETLKQLFSEKKEDKEQFFGWFNVEKWKTQELIVKMKQKSQEICEKADVFVLIGVGGSNNGARSLIKALAKESKVEVLYAGNNLSSNAICELLDKLKGKSVYMNIIAKNFETLEPGLSFRILRRFMWEQYGDDIAERVIVTGTEGSPLHRLADENGYMFLPFPKDIGGRFSVLSPVGLFPSAAAGIDIEEILYGAMEMERELKGISFRANPAVIYAVIRHLLEERGFAMEFLSFFEPDLEYFSKWWVQLFAESEGKNHKGLYPVACSFSEDLHSVGQYIQSGKRNLAELFLHVENVAKNYRVHPDIKITDGFDYLDYMEVKMINDIAFRATVQAHTSGSVPCNIITVSKLTPYYFGQLFYFFQFTCYISGMFNAVNPFDQPGVEAYKSEMFKLLKKYD; encoded by the coding sequence ATGCTTAAATTTGACTTTGAAAATTCATTGGCTTTTTTAGGAGATAACAATGTTTTTAACTACATTGAGGAGAATGAAGAAACACTAAAACAACTTTTTTCTGAAAAAAAAGAGGACAAAGAACAGTTTTTTGGATGGTTTAATGTGGAAAAGTGGAAAACCCAAGAGCTTATAGTTAAAATGAAGCAAAAATCACAGGAAATTTGTGAAAAAGCTGATGTTTTTGTTCTTATCGGCGTAGGTGGTTCTAATAATGGTGCTCGCTCTCTCATTAAGGCGCTAGCAAAAGAATCAAAGGTTGAGGTCTTATACGCCGGAAATAATCTTTCCAGCAATGCAATATGCGAGCTTCTAGATAAACTTAAGGGAAAATCTGTTTATATGAATATAATCGCCAAAAACTTTGAAACCTTAGAACCAGGGCTTTCATTTAGAATTCTACGTAGGTTTATGTGGGAACAATATGGAGATGATATTGCTGAAAGGGTGATAGTTACTGGAACTGAAGGAAGCCCACTTCATAGACTAGCTGATGAAAACGGCTACATGTTTCTACCATTTCCTAAGGATATTGGAGGACGTTTTTCTGTACTCTCACCAGTTGGATTATTTCCTTCTGCCGCGGCAGGCATTGATATTGAAGAAATCCTGTATGGTGCAATGGAAATGGAGCGTGAATTAAAGGGCATATCATTTAGGGCGAATCCTGCGGTGATTTATGCAGTTATAAGGCATCTGTTGGAAGAACGGGGCTTCGCTATGGAGTTTCTTTCCTTCTTTGAGCCGGATCTGGAGTACTTTTCTAAGTGGTGGGTGCAGCTGTTTGCAGAAAGCGAGGGAAAGAACCACAAAGGTCTGTATCCTGTTGCATGTTCTTTTTCAGAAGATCTGCATTCTGTTGGACAATATATACAAAGTGGAAAGCGAAATCTTGCAGAGTTATTCCTGCATGTAGAAAATGTAGCGAAAAATTATAGAGTACATCCAGATATTAAGATTACAGATGGATTTGATTATCTGGACTACATGGAAGTCAAGATGATTAACGATATTGCTTTTCGTGCCACAGTACAAGCACATACATCAGGTTCTGTACCATGCAATATCATTACCGTATCTAAGTTAACTCCATATTATTTTGGTCAGTTGTTTTATTTTTTTCAGTTTACCTGCTATATTTCTGGAATGTTTAATGCTGTTAATCCATTTGACCAGCCTGGTGTAGAAGCTTATAAATCAGAAATGTTTAAACTCTTAAAAAAGTATGATTAA
- a CDS encoding ABC transporter permease, with amino-acid sequence MKKNQNAVSKNIVSIPDWVWLIISFVLAIGLLQLLSIMPKTAMVFSSPALIIKSFLKKAADGTIWKHIGTSLFRVFGGFSFGFIVAIPVAFLMGWYSVFRNLVEPWIQFVRNIPPIAYIPLVIAGVGVGEEAKIVVIFIATFLVNVISIYQGVRNVDVTLIKAAKVLGAKNRDIFIKVVVPASTPFILVGVRLGLSAALTTLIAAEMTGASSGLGMMVTSAGQYFDMSTVLMGIIIIGIIGISLEKLVKFIERRLTGWQETQVR; translated from the coding sequence ATGAAAAAAAATCAGAATGCTGTGAGTAAGAACATTGTAAGTATACCTGATTGGGTATGGCTGATTATTTCTTTTGTACTAGCTATAGGACTTTTACAGCTGTTATCAATTATGCCTAAGACTGCAATGGTTTTCAGTTCTCCAGCGTTAATTATTAAATCGTTTTTGAAAAAAGCTGCTGATGGAACCATTTGGAAGCATATAGGTACAAGCTTATTTCGTGTGTTTGGCGGTTTTAGTTTTGGATTTATAGTAGCGATTCCAGTTGCTTTTCTAATGGGCTGGTATAGTGTTTTTAGAAATTTAGTAGAGCCATGGATACAATTTGTTAGAAATATTCCGCCAATTGCGTATATTCCCTTGGTTATCGCAGGAGTTGGTGTAGGTGAAGAAGCTAAAATAGTGGTTATTTTTATTGCTACATTCCTTGTAAATGTTATATCAATTTATCAGGGAGTACGTAATGTGGATGTCACTTTAATTAAAGCGGCAAAAGTACTTGGAGCAAAGAATAGGGATATATTTATTAAAGTAGTAGTACCTGCCTCAACACCTTTCATTCTGGTTGGTGTACGACTTGGATTATCTGCAGCATTAACTACTCTTATTGCTGCAGAAATGACGGGGGCTTCTAGCGGACTTGGAATGATGGTAACCTCAGCAGGACAATATTTCGATATGTCCACAGTTTTGATGGGTATCATAATCATAGGTATCATAGGTATCTCACTTGAGAAGCTTGTAAAATTTATTGAGAGGAGATTAACTGGATGGCAGGAAACACAGGTAAGATAA
- a CDS encoding response regulator transcription factor, translating to MSEKIKIMVAEDFELLSEDLCDLINAQDDMEVVGVAATGNEIIRLAKENDCDIILMDIEMENIRAGITAAEIILESKPKQKIIFLTAHETENMIFTAMDTGAVDYIVKGGSEEELLYHVRSAYKGKPVMEANIQAKIMHEYSRLRRSERSLLFFINNVSQLTKAERELIHWLLQGKKVNEIAKLRCVEPITVKTQIKGLLRKFGCTRTREIVRMIRELNLDYLF from the coding sequence ATGTCAGAAAAAATTAAAATAATGGTTGCAGAGGACTTTGAGCTGCTTAGTGAGGATTTATGTGATTTAATCAATGCTCAAGATGACATGGAGGTAGTAGGGGTTGCAGCAACTGGAAATGAAATTATCAGGCTTGCCAAAGAAAACGATTGTGATATTATACTTATGGATATAGAAATGGAAAATATAAGAGCTGGAATTACAGCAGCTGAAATCATATTAGAGAGTAAACCAAAGCAAAAAATTATTTTTTTAACTGCCCATGAAACCGAAAACATGATTTTTACCGCAATGGATACTGGAGCAGTAGACTATATTGTAAAAGGCGGTAGTGAGGAAGAACTTTTGTACCATGTACGCAGCGCATATAAGGGTAAGCCTGTAATGGAAGCAAATATTCAGGCAAAAATCATGCATGAATACTCTAGGCTTCGCAGGTCGGAGCGCAGCTTACTGTTTTTTATCAATAATGTTTCGCAGCTAACCAAGGCAGAGCGTGAATTAATACATTGGCTGCTTCAGGGTAAAAAAGTAAATGAAATTGCAAAACTGCGCTGCGTGGAGCCTATTACTGTGAAAACACAAATTAAGGGCCTGCTTCGAAAGTTCGGCTGCACCCGTACAAGAGAAATTGTGAGGATGATTCGGGAATTAAATCTTGATTACTTGTTTTAG
- a CDS encoding PfkB family carbohydrate kinase, with protein sequence MKQNGWSDLNLNHVIDYIEKVDGKIILGIDGFIDQVWQVIETRISKDEYKIIDKMRQFGEIIVNRGGGGMANELIKKRRSCGGFTANTGRVIGNLGLSPILLGMYGKDAVDPIFNEFKEKCTLINVGEPVISNILEFSDGKIMMPYLKELLDFDWNELVSILGYENLKMIFADADIVSLGYWSNMPGFDELITNIYDNYLIENNTKRMFFDFANIKKRSVEAIKETFNVLGGLNNRIPMTLSLNEHEAVLLFSYFDEEITENLEQVGIAAASIREKINLDEIIIHTPHYALAASKSEGTAFMVQDYCLSPVVTTGAGDTFNGGYIASCLNNLNISEKLAISNAATRFYVNNGFPPDRNQLIEEIKRLTEKLS encoded by the coding sequence ATGAAACAAAACGGTTGGTCTGACTTGAATTTGAACCATGTGATTGATTATATTGAAAAGGTTGATGGAAAGATTATACTTGGAATTGATGGCTTCATAGATCAGGTATGGCAGGTTATTGAAACTAGGATAAGCAAGGATGAATATAAGATAATAGATAAAATGAGACAGTTTGGAGAAATAATAGTCAATCGCGGTGGTGGCGGTATGGCTAATGAGTTAATAAAAAAACGCCGAAGCTGCGGAGGTTTTACAGCCAACACCGGAAGAGTTATAGGAAACCTTGGTTTATCTCCAATTCTGCTTGGTATGTATGGTAAAGATGCGGTGGATCCAATTTTTAATGAATTTAAAGAAAAATGCACTCTAATAAACGTTGGGGAACCAGTTATCAGCAATATTCTTGAATTTTCCGATGGAAAGATAATGATGCCATATTTAAAGGAACTTTTAGATTTCGATTGGAATGAATTAGTTAGCATACTTGGATATGAAAACTTAAAAATGATATTTGCTGATGCTGATATTGTTTCGTTGGGATACTGGTCAAATATGCCCGGATTTGATGAACTGATAACTAACATTTATGATAATTACCTCATAGAAAATAACACTAAAAGAATGTTTTTTGATTTTGCCAATATAAAGAAGAGAAGTGTAGAAGCAATAAAAGAAACATTTAATGTGTTAGGAGGTTTAAACAATAGAATACCAATGACACTAAGTCTGAATGAACATGAAGCTGTGCTGTTATTTTCTTATTTTGACGAAGAAATTACAGAGAATCTTGAGCAAGTTGGTATAGCAGCAGCTTCCATAAGGGAAAAAATAAATCTTGATGAAATTATTATTCACACACCTCATTATGCTTTAGCTGCTTCAAAATCAGAAGGTACAGCATTTATGGTACAAGATTATTGTTTAAGTCCGGTGGTAACAACTGGTGCAGGCGATACTTTTAATGGAGGATATATAGCCTCCTGTCTTAATAACCTTAACATTAGCGAAAAATTAGCAATATCAAACGCAGCAACAAGATTCTATGTTAATAATGGTTTTCCACCTGATAGAAATCAGCTGATAGAAGAAATTAAAAGGTTAACGGAAAAATTAAGTTAA
- a CDS encoding response regulator transcription factor, protein MYKVVIIDDEKWIIEGLKTGVDWNKYGFEVVGDAENGIKGLEILESYKPELVFTDIRMPGFNGLELIKKAKEKLPDSLFVILSGYAEFAYAQKAISYGIFDYCLKPFEIDDITELLDRASLRLSSKNNTQTYNPFILYEAICTKDIDNIRSILLTNEIIPDNKRSITPLVSLGKNVLEFVNGTKHISFKINTDKYGYLVYGQSPHNISECLLTNQKANIKSIGLGFAVSELSEIETSLETASIASYGVFFSGKFGIYKNSSLEEAYMNTLLSDISDSLKRKDRLHFINSIETLRIAFHEGYFNIKTAYIFFNLITYLSCSDILSKHLSIFDDYEDLYKQFNDVNAMIDYLKENTLTYFSDKNNDKYSLVEHGKIKEILKHINENLTKDISVTTLASKFYINPNYMCSLFKKEVGETIIEYISKRRIDYACKLLHETELPISDISEKCGFHDYFYFTKVFKKFNHTTPSIYRNKARGIV, encoded by the coding sequence ATGTATAAAGTAGTAATTATAGATGATGAAAAGTGGATAATAGAGGGACTTAAAACTGGAGTTGACTGGAATAAATACGGTTTTGAAGTAGTTGGAGATGCTGAAAACGGTATTAAAGGTCTAGAAATCTTAGAAAGTTATAAGCCAGAACTTGTATTTACAGACATAAGAATGCCTGGATTTAATGGACTGGAGCTTATAAAAAAAGCAAAGGAAAAACTTCCTGACTCTTTGTTTGTTATTCTCAGTGGCTATGCAGAGTTTGCCTATGCACAAAAGGCTATAAGCTATGGTATATTCGATTATTGCCTTAAACCTTTTGAAATAGATGATATTACTGAATTATTGGACAGAGCTTCATTAAGACTAAGTTCTAAAAATAATACTCAAACCTATAATCCATTTATTCTTTATGAGGCTATATGTACTAAAGATATTGACAATATTAGAAGTATTCTGCTTACAAATGAAATTATTCCAGATAACAAAAGGTCAATTACGCCCTTAGTATCACTAGGTAAAAATGTATTGGAATTTGTAAATGGTACAAAACACATAAGTTTTAAAATAAATACTGATAAATATGGTTATCTTGTTTATGGACAATCCCCTCACAATATATCAGAGTGTCTTCTCACTAATCAAAAGGCTAATATTAAAAGCATTGGTTTAGGTTTTGCTGTTTCAGAGCTTTCTGAAATTGAAACCTCCCTTGAAACCGCTTCAATTGCCTCTTACGGCGTTTTTTTTAGCGGTAAGTTTGGAATTTATAAAAACAGTTCATTAGAAGAAGCTTATATGAATACTTTGCTATCGGATATTTCAGACTCACTTAAAAGAAAAGACAGGCTGCATTTTATAAATAGCATTGAAACTTTACGTATTGCTTTTCATGAAGGGTATTTTAATATTAAAACAGCCTATATATTCTTCAATTTAATCACCTATCTTTCTTGTAGCGATATTTTATCAAAACACTTGTCTATTTTTGATGATTACGAGGACTTGTACAAGCAGTTTAACGATGTTAATGCCATGATTGATTATCTTAAAGAAAATACGCTAACATATTTCTCGGACAAAAATAATGATAAATATTCACTTGTTGAACACGGAAAGATAAAAGAAATATTAAAGCACATAAATGAAAATCTAACAAAGGATATCTCTGTCACTACCCTAGCTTCAAAATTTTATATCAATCCAAATTATATGTGCAGCCTTTTTAAAAAGGAGGTAGGGGAAACTATTATTGAGTATATATCGAAGAGAAGAATAGATTATGCTTGTAAGCTTTTACATGAAACAGAACTTCCTATAAGCGATATAAGCGAAAAGTGTGGTTTTCATGATTATTTTTATTTTACCAAGGTGTTCAAAAAATTTAACCATACTACTCCTTCTATATACAGGAACAAGGCAAGAGGTATTGTATAA